GGACCCGTAGATGGCGATACGAACACCTTTGTGAGGACCAGATGACGACAATAACCGTTGGGCATGAGCTTGATGGACTGACACCAGTGCTTTGGCTCAATCGTCACTAGTGGTAGAATATCGCCAGTGCTATTTATCGCATTCAGCGATTGTCGAGGGGGACTATCGCGTCgacgaaaggcgtctggccagccCATTTTAAGCGCGCGGCGGTTTAAAAAAGGGGGAATAAAATGAGCACAATCAGTGATCAAACCCTAGTATGCAGGGTTATTCCCTGCGCGACTAACCGGCACGCCCGCAATTACTTACtggctagtagtactagtaggatcATGACCTACTAGAGGTGATCAGATCCGGTCTTCTCCggttttttttgtttctctttttttttctcttcttcgatttttttattcttttctttttattctccattttgtttcattttttgtttttcattctacatttttatatacatattaAACATTTCtccaaatacttattcaacatttttcaaatacttgttcaacatttttatatacatgatcaatattttttccaaatatttgttcaacattttttcaaataaatttttcaacatttttcaaatacttgttttacatttctcaaatacttattcaacatttttaagtaatttttcaacattttttatacatgatcaacatttttaaaaataatttGTTCAACATCTTTTCAAATATTTGTCCTACATTTTTTTTGAATACTTGctcaacattttccaaatactcgtttaacatttttaaatatttttaaatatttttcatATACCCGCTGAACATTTTTAAATATTTATTCAGCATTTTtagtacttattcaacatttttcaaatacgtgttttaatacttattcaacatttttcaaattattGTTCAAAATTTTCTAATCCCtattgaatattttttcaaatgtgTTTTTGGGAGAGTGATTTTATAATATATGtatttagaatattttaaagtataaacatAAGTAAGaaagaaagcaaaaaagaaaaaaagtgaaaaaaggaacAGGAAACATCAGTTGCTTACCTGCAAGCGTGGGCCGGCCCAAATGCTCGTTGGCTTCAGCGAGTCGGAACGCGTTAGAATATAGGGTCCTTTCTAACAGAAAAATACGGACAATGCTACATTTACGTAAAAAAATAacgtaatctctactcctaatgtatGAGTTGATAGTCTGACCTCATTACGGTTAATTCTTCCTCCATCGTTTTTTTATCCCACCAACACATTTAAATCGGATTTTACTCATGATCTATTTAAACCAATTTTATCTGCCAATAAGATCAATTTCTCTACTCCTaactagtagactgcccgtgcgttgccacgggctcttgaaatagtttgcaagAGTTACATGTTAACTTTTTAAGGTCTCGCCCCGCCGTAGATCCAGACCCCCATCACTGATTCCACCCCGCCTAGGTCGCCGCCACGCTGCCCCATCGCGTTCGCCTCCGCTCCGGCTGCCCCGACCCCGCCCGCCTCCTctccggccgcctccgcctccggtccatcctccgcccggccccgctccgtccgcctcctctccggccCTGCTCCGTCCACCTCCTCTCCGGTCCGtccgccgccccgctccgcccgcttccgccccgcgccgcacgtcgccgccccgctccgcccgtcgccgccccgctccccGCTCGGCCGCCGGCCGCTCcccgatggcgccgaagaagacgcCGAAGGGAAAGTCCGGTTTCTTCGGCATGAGGGCGAAGCCCTCCGGGAACTTCGTACTGGAGTTCTCCGATGCACGTATCCCACCGCCGATGAGGCCGCTCGTGCCTACGACGTGGCGGTGTGGCATGCCGGACGGCCAAAGGCGGACCTAAACTTCCTGGAGGTCGAGTCCCAGGCGAAGGTGGAGTGGCTCGTGCCGTAGGGCATCGGGATGGAGGAGATGCCGGCTAAGAAGGCGAAGAAGAAACCGGCGGTTGTTGTCGCTCCCGGCGAGAGGGACGAGGCGGCGATGGCTTGGTTTGCGTGATTTGCAATTTGCTGCAAAGCCATCTCTAATGAAATGCTATTTGCtatatttttaaataggaaaaTTATTCCGATCAGCCAGCCATAACTGAACAGACCAATCTCTAATGAAATGCTATTTGCTACATTTTTTAAATAGAAAAATTATTCCGATCAGCCAGCCGTAACTCAATAGACCAATCCGAACCCACATTTTCTAAAGTAAAAAATATATTTCCCTTGATAGATAAAGATGCCAAAGTGTCGTTTGCCCAATTGCTATGTTCCTATACACGCAGAGCAAATTATTTTTCAAATCAAGGAATTAAGGAAAGGAAGAATATCATGATGTTCGTGGCACTTGCCAGGTCTGCCATGCTACCATGGCATCGTCTTTTTAGTCTCTACCCACATGCCGAGTTGAGAAATAATCTTCAAATATACCCACTGCTAACACACTCACGTACATACTGGCCCTTGGCTGATTGATTTGGCTGGCTGTTAACACAAGCACACAAAACACAAAATCAGTCAATGGTCACACGTATGCATTGTTTATTTTATTCCAATTGTGATGCAATCGTGACACCTACACGCCCCGTTCGCTCGCCCGTCACGGTAATTGCCTATTCGCCGCTGGTGCCAACCGCTCGACCTCGCCACCGCCGCTCACCACTCAGTCTCCACCGGCTGCCCATTGCCTCTTGCGCCACCCGCGAGCTCGCTCGGCCCAATGTTGTTGATTGGAATGCGGGACTGAAGGTAATCCATGGACAGGTTTTAGTTCTGCTTGGCATCAATCTTTGGTACTTGTCAATCCATCTAATGCACAAAAAAATCGACTCTCAGACAGAAAAGTGATCTAACTCTATTAATGAGCACAACAGTACATACCATCCCATCATGATGTTGCCATCTCTCACACTTGATGATTACATCTTGTTATTTATAAGATGTACACCATCGGGCGATTGCTTTATTAGAAATATATTTACACAATATGATCAGAGCAACATCAAGGAGTCGGATGCTGGTGCACAGATTCTCCTCAAATTCCACATGCAACCCTTGTAGAGAAGAACGACATATTTTTCTCAGGTGATTTTTGATCGAGCTCCtacagaaaaattcaaagaaatcaTGAGGAGCACTGTATATTTCTAAGAAAGAAAATTATAAGACTTCATTGGTTGTAAATAACGCTAATTGTATTGGTTGCCACTAATGTCgacttgaaaagaaaattatggAGCTTCAGTTCATATGCATCTAGTCATATAAAAAAATAAGAACACATGCTTCAGCTCCTGTTAGTTCAGTCACAAAAAAAAATCACCACCAAAAATCAGAAGACAAAGTATCATTGTTATATTTGTTGACTTGATTGATTACTGTAGGTTAACGCACCCAACTGGAATTAACCTGCAATAGGATAAAATAAATTAAGATTTGAAACGTGTGTTATAGGGTTCATAGAAGAGAGAAGAGGGAGGTACCATAGCAAATCATTGGTCGCACAGTTTGACATTCAACTTTCCATTTGCCAATGAGACCTCAGGGATTCATATGCATAAACGTTGATTGATATATCAGGTCCAACTCCCTGTAACTCATAAAAGTTACTGGGAAGTCAACTAAAAAACAATTCTCAGTAGAAGCATACGGCTTACCAATAAGGTGGACCAAAGGCCTTTATACAATCCTCTACCACTCTCTTCTCTACAAATTGTAGACAACGTGTGAAAGATGCCCTTGTAATACCTAGTGGTTTTCTGCAGAATTTTATAGACATGAAAGTTTAGCTTACTAAAACCTGTTCCTTTGGTCTGTAAAGCTGCATTGCATGAAAGCGTTAGGTAAAGATGCTCTAAGTTCTAACTGGAAGTTATATTGATTGATTGGTTGGCTTAGTGTTATTCACAAATCACAAAAGGAAGAAAAGCATCACCTGTGTTGTCAGGTGATTTCGAACAACATCCAATGGGTAAGTGACAGATGCAGGTGTCACTCACGCTAGACCACCACCAAGTAAACATATAGACACTAACATAATTTGGGCCGTCCATTCCGTGAAGCTGCAACTATATTTCGAAATTTATGAACCTATAACAAAAAAACATAGTCACGAGAAATCTTGTAAGTTAACATACTAAAATTCAGTGTTGAACCTTTTGTATCGCTCATATCAATAGAAGCTGATGGCGGAATAAGAAAATCGATGTACAATTTTCACAAGATTGTCTTTCGAATATGCCCAAAACACTTCTTGTCAAACAACCCACGAAGCCATGTGCCATATACTACACTTCCTTAGAGCTGCAACATCTGAATGCATACCTGCCACCTGTCGGATCAGTATGCCACAAGCTCATACAACAAACTTTATCATCAGGATATGGGTTATGTGACAAAAAAATTACTGTATTCAAGAACATTTTCAAGAGATTGCAATTTTGTAGCTATGAACAGCATATGGTAGATACAATGAATCCACAGCCAAGGTTTAAGTTTGGACCATGATTGGACAATACAGCACAGAGTGTTGTAAATTAAAAACAATAATAATAGGCCATGACTGTCAACCAGAGATATATTGTTTGGGGCAATCAATTCAAAGCGAGGGAACTAAGTTGATATTATCAGCATCCAATTCCTTTGAAGAATCTATATATGTGCAGTGTGAAGGCAGAAGGAGCACAGCAGCACCATGAAATAGAAGAGAAATATTCCTTCACGCTCACAATCCGTGCACACGAGAACGCAGGAGATAAAAGAGGGGGCGGAAAGCCTATTACCTGCAAGAGGATGGAGAGTGGCGAGGATCGAGATGCAGATCTTGCCGACCACGCCGGCGAGGTGTGCGACGGTGATCCAGCCAAGGAGCCGCGCTTGGCAGGGGAAGGCCCCGCCGACGCCATGGAAGAGGACACGGTGGCCGCCGCCAGTCGACGGCAACGGGGACCTGGCCGATATCACCTCCATCATCCCAGACACGCCTTCATGGTGGGCATCCTCACGGCCCCTTGAAACCGCAGCAACTTCTCCTTGCATCCCCGTCACCAGATCATAGCAAACTGCACACACGCCCGAATCAGATCAAGATGCGGAAATAACCAAACCATAAGAAGTGGAGGGATTCGTACCTGgtcgaggccatggaccagagggaacgCGGCGCCGTCTCCTGAAACGATCCTGAAGCAGATCGCCGTCTCCTGAAGCGATCCTGAAGCAGATCGTATGATGGACGGGCGACGGCTTTGATGTGCGAGGGCGACGGCGAAGGTTAGGATCGGCCGCGGCACAGGGATGGATGTTCGGCGGGGGCGAAGGGGTGGATTGGGCGTGCGAAGGGCTGGTTGGCGGCGGAGAACGATCTGCTATAGGCACGAGGCATCGATCGTAGGGTTTTTTTTGGCATGGGTTTTTTTCGCGGGATGGTTGCGAGTTAATggaggtgggaggatgacgaaaaaaaaccagagatgggaggatgacgaaaaaaaccagcgaaaataaaccgcgcaGACTATTCATcaagtcgtccattaggagtagagatgtatGAGTTGGTAGTCTGACCTCACTACGGTTAATTCTCTCCATCGTTTTTTTTATCCCACCAACACATTTAAACCGGATTTTACTCATGATCTATTTAAACCGATTTTATTTGCCAATAAGATCAATTTTCGTAGTATTTGGTAACTTTTATATGGAAAGGAATAAATCATGATCAATCTTTAatctctgctccttttctatccCACGTCGTTTTTTTCAGTGAGAAAAAAACATGCCCGCCACACATCTCTCCTTCCCCGTTGGTCTCTTCTCCCACCAGTTCCCACCCCCATCCGCCGCCTCACTCCCACCCCGCGGCAACACCGGCAACCGGCGGCGACCTGAGACCAACGAGACGACGCCGCGCCCCTGGCACTTCCCTTCCCCATCCGCTAACCGTACCCTCCCTCTACCAAGTTTCGTGCGGCCCTGTCCGACCGACCTCCaggcgacgccggcgacgaccaatTATGGTTGTGCATCCCGGCGCTTCTCTTCTCGATTGATCCACCATCTCTTCAAGGTGAATCTTCTCCTGGAAgtacccctctcctctcctctcctctccatcaatTCACCATCTCATCTTCTTCTTTTTCGCTATCCCTCAATCAGTAACCCTAGAACTTGACGGCTCTGGACTGAGATGTAGACTTCCCGGTGGAACTGCGGGAAACATTGATTCCCATCGGAGGTGGTGGCCTTTCTCCAACATGATCCCCGGCGGAACAACCTTGCACGGACCTCTCGTTCCCTCTTCTTCCTTTCTATATCTTTTCTCTATGAATTTGCAGGGTTGGGGTTCTTAATTACTTCTTAGTACATACGGTTCTTGATTAGTTGAATAGGGTTCTGGATTGTGCTCTTTAGTTTTCCTTTCTGCATCTAGCGGAATGGTTTGATATCATATCAAAGTCTGATGCGCCTGAATCATTAGGTGTTTCTTTGACATACAAATATATTTGATGGCACATATACTAATGGAACCAAATGTGACCGGATTTAGTATGCATGTGAGATAGTATGGAAAATATATTGGGTCTAGCACTCTGGCTGCCACCGCCACCACAGCAGTTACAGTCGGTTAATGCAACATTATAGGATGATCCACTAACATGCATACAAAGGCTTCAGTTTTGATTTCCATTCAGTTTTGTTCGGATATTTACTTTTGTTCAGTTCAGTTCAGCTTCGATTAGGTATTGCAGCTGTATAGAATGATCCACTGCCATGCATATAGGGGCTTCGCTCttgattttattttagttgattTCAGCTTTCAGAGTTAGCCTAACTCAGTTGTATGCGTGACATTTATAAGACGACTCCGCAAAATTCATAGAAGACACTATTTTATTCCGTTATTGCAATTCTTTTAAATTTAATTCTTCTCGCTTAGATTTCAATACCGTTAATTTGATTAGCTGAATCGGTCAATGATGTTGAGCATGTCCAATGTATCCATTACAAAACTAAAAAAAGTTTTGCTTGTTAATGTACATGAGCGTGTGTGCTTGCTATGCCCCTGCCGTTGTGTGTCCTTCGTCCGCTGTTGAGCGTGTGTGTCAGTGTATGTCCTTGTTGTGGTTGTTTAGTAAAATTTCCAGGCACTTCCTTTTTTGCTGAACTATTCATGCTCACAAAATACTGATTTTCTTAACGGGAGCAACCTGAACTTAGTTTGAGCTCTTACGTTATGAATGAATCAGCATTACTTGGTTTTTATTTATTATTAATAAACTGACACAGAAATTTTTCGGCTCCATTCAAATTAGTCCAATAAGCTGTTCTTGGACCCCCATTATGTAGTCGGTAAGCTTCTATATCAGGTGATTACAGTATCTCGATTGTTTTTGCTACGATTGTTTATGCTTACAGATTGTCGATCCATGGTATTCTTCTTGCTGATTTCATTTCCGCTAGGAATTGATTGTGATAATCCGATGTGTTGTGAGTCAATCGCTGATTAATTTGAGATGGAGAACCACGTGGAATCAGAAATAATGAGGTGTGACCATTAAGTTTGAGAGATGGCGGGAGAATATGCTATGTAGTGCTTTAGATGCACCAATAATGTTCTCCAGTTGGTTCATATTTGGCTACTGGAAGAAGGAAAATTTCTTTATAAGGACTCTAATTGCTATTGTGCTTGAGATTTCAGAGGCTTCTTGCTATTTTATATTTCCGTTGACATTGGATTATGAAAGAAGAGTTTACACATTCATCAGAATCTTTGTTCAGCCAGAGGATTCCCTGACAAATTTACATCGGAATAATATGAAGTTAAGGATTTGAGGTGATGTTTTTCTCTCCCATGCCTAAGTTTTCCATATAAAGAATAATGCAATGTTCCAACTATTGGTTCTTATAATTTATTAATAATGGTGCAAACTGCAAAAAAAAGTATCACGCGCCGTACTTTCAGTCTGATGGTACTTCTAATTGTAAcactattttttatttttattttattttgtcattGGTTACAGCATAGTGATTTTTCCCACCCAAACACAAATCCTTCTCTCTGTTATGCAAACGTCATGTGCATGTCATGTATGAAGTAAGTTGTCACTGTTTGGCACAAGATGAGTGTACTACTTCCTCATTCTTTGCATTTGCGCTACTTCCTCATTCTAAGTGCATAATAATTTGGTAGTTAATAATTTGCTTGTCTTAGTGGTTGTGTTTTTTTCCAGCATATATTCTTTGCTTTTGCACTACTTCCTCATTCTAGGTTTCTACAACTAAGAAAGATGCTAGATTTTAGATGTATGTTCCATTTTCTTTGCCGCAACTCTGAAATAACGAGCTTTCAACATCCTAGGGTCTCTTCACATATCCTGTAGCCTCTTTCTCTTTGTTATTTTTTTGGTAACTGTTTGGGAACGGCGCGCCGGCCGAACGCTCGGCCGGTCGCGACGCGTCACGCGCCTTCTAGCTCGCCCACGTGTACATACGGGTCCACCCCACCGCCTCCCCTCATCCCCTTATGTCTTATCCCTTTTCTGGTCGAGCCCAACCACTTGTACCCAACTCCTCTCCCCAATCCATCTAATCCCAATCTTTCTGCCTCCGCAACCACTGCTTTACCGGCCATGGCCAGCCACGCGCACATCAATCTTTGCCGGCAAGCTGTCCTGCTGCGGTGCTCGCGTAGCTCCTACTTCCCCCACGGATTCTGTCCTACCTTCCCCACGGACGCGAGAGGGCCGGCGGCCATGGGACAGTTTCTGAAACTGGTGGTGTTCGAGGCACAGATGAAATAGCCATGGCGCTGACCAGCATCCACCGGTGCTGCAAACTAGCAGCTGCCGGTGATGGAGACGACGCGCTCCGGTGCTACAACTGGCTagcttttttgctggaaccataccGGCGAAAAGTTGCAGCCAGCTTTGCCAGCGATGGAGACGACGCGCTCCCAGTGCTACAACCGGCTGGCTCTTTTGCTGGAACCATGCCAGCGAAAAGCTGCAACCAGCTTTGCCAGCGATGGAGACGACGTGCTCCGGTGCTACAATCGGTTggcttttttgctggaaccggccggCAAAAAAGCTGCATCCACATCGACCAACGTTTGCAATTGGACTACCAGTCCATTTGTTCTTGGcgccgatttttttgttttgctACAACCGACAAGCTTTTTTGCCGGATTAGTGAGATGTTTTGTTGCGATCGTCGCCGACGACATGTTTTTTCTGCTGGAACCGGCaacattttttgctggaactgtGTTTGTTTTTTGCTACCATGCAAGTTTTTGTTTTGCTGGAATGAACGCCAAATTATTGCAAATTTGCTATCACCGGTGTTTTGATTTGCTGGAACCGGCTCCAGTTTTTGCTACCACGGGCATTTTTGGGTTGCTGGAACAACACCCAATTTTCCATTGTTTGCTACCACTTGCGTTCCAGTTTGCTGGAACCAATTGTATTTTTTGCTACCATTGTTGCTTGTTGCGCGCCATGGCGTCGTCGCCATTGATTCTGCAGGGGACAGGGCGGTTGGCAGCACCGGTGATGGGTGTGCGGGTGGCTACTATTGGCGACGAGGGGACGGACGCGCACTGCACGATTCGttggggagtgggggggggggggggggctgcagcCGCCATGGCTCCCCGTGTATTATTTTCTCAGCTCAAAAAGGCGACCGGTGATGGCGACGATCGAGGACAGCGGCGAGCGTTGGCGGCAGGGGTGGGCGGAGGCAACGAGGTGGGCGCCGAGGCAACGACTGTCTAGGAGGCGAGCGGAGCTGCGTGGTGACCAGAGAAAGATGACAAAAGGAAGGCACACACGCGGAAGGGGATAAAGCGGTTTGTGGATAAGGATCTGACGGCCTATATAAGCGGAATCGGATGGCTGGGGCGCGACCGGCCGAAAtttgggccggcgcgccggcgcctatcACTGCCCTATTTTTTTCTATGCAGGAGTAGTCAAAACTTATGCCCTTGGCTCTCAAATTTTCTGATATACAGTGTTGTTAACAATTTCCGGAGACTAACTTAGAGGAAGATGAAGGGAGGAGCAGGGCAGTTGAGAGGAAGTACATTTTGATCAAATAGGTAGTTAGAGGAGATCATGGAGGACTCTCGCTGCAATGCACAACTGCAGTTCATTTTCTTCTGATGATAGGTATTTTTATTTTTAGATTCAGGACCATGCATGCTTCTCACATCATATTCATCACTCCAGGCACAAGAATAATGCAAGTCTAAAAAATATGGTTCTTTTTATATCCTTCCTATTTTTTTAGAGAATGGCTCAAGGGGAGCCCGACTAGGGATTACATAACCCCGAAAGGAGCGAGCCAACGTCGAACAAGTATCTTGGACACAACACCATCTGTCTGTACTGCTGAAAAGGACCCTACCTTCTCGTTCTGGCTCGAGGAACATCGCACCTCTAGCTCACCGTCGACAAGCAACACAATTATAACACATTGTGGGTTATGTTGATATTTGATCAATGCATCTACGCTCGAGTTTGTTGTTCCCTTACAACACATATCAACATCAACTGACCTATATATCTATTATCTGGTAACAGGAGTTCAGGAAACAATGTCGTAGCTTGTACCAAATGACAGAAGAAAAATGATTCCAAATCACATAATTTCATAGGTTTATACAGAATTACAAAAGTTCTCGCTGATATACATTGATCTTGCTTTCATCATAGTAACAAAGCATGTCCACAACTCAAGATTATACCACAAAAATTTGCCGAAAGAACAAATGCCCAATTGAAGCTATGTATAATTAGCTACTGTATAACAGTATAAGGATCTACAGTATAAGGATCTAGTACATAACTAGCTCCAGGCATGTCTTGTTCGGCCAGTTCAAGGGCAGTAAGCAGGAGGGGCGACCTCGAGCGATCAGCACCAGCGGTGAGCAGGCCATCACCACGACGGGCTCCCGTTTGATGTCCGAACACGCCCGGACGTATAAGGTAGAAATGAGCTTCGATCTTGGAGATGATTTCATTTGTTTGAATCATTTATATGAATTATAGCCCGTAGCAACACACGGGTGTTCTACTAGTAAGGATAAGGAGTGAGTGACCCGCAGGGACGCGTGGCGCGTGTCAGAGGCGTTTTACGTCCGTGAAAATCAGTCGGGTGAATTTAATCCATATTCATATACAAATCAATCTTATTCGGTGACTGTTCCGTATACGTACCGTACACGGACACAAATCATGTTTTTTTTAGCAAGGCACGCAGaggttcttcttttctttctggTGAATTTGCACACACATCATTGGATTTGGAGAGGCCACTGCTCCATCATCTTTATTGTGGACATCAGCTCTTGTCAGGGCTGACACTCCATCCAGCCAAGAACTGTCAGAGGAGGCGGTCCAGGTACTCGTCGACGGTGGTGTACTTAACGTCAGGGTACAGCTCGGTGGCCTCGACACCAAAGGACGGCTCGATGTCGAAGTTGGCTTGGTCGCCCCTCACGAAGACGGAGAGCGAGTGGGACAGCATCATGTTGAGAGGGTATGCCGCCTCTGCATGGTCACACATGTCAACAAATTAAGAGTGGTCAGAGATGCAACAGTTGTAGCTACGTACATTCTCAAGGCACAATGATGGATGTACCCTACCCACCCTTGATCAACTTGAGGAGATCCGCCTCTGGGATGCGAGCGATCTGCTGGAAAGTCCTTCCCGCTTTCTTCTCCCACAGTGCGATGAGCTCGTTGTGGGACACGATGTTCGCCGACGGCCTCATGTACAGGATCTTGTTCAGGGTCCTCGTATCGTCAATCGCTCTCACCGTGTAGGCAGCTATGTCCTCTTCCACCACAAACACCCCTGCGTGCATCAACACAGATAGATCAACACAGGACAGCGCGGATTTACAGTGGCAGGAAAAAGGATACGATGCGTGCTTACCTTTTGCATCTCCATCGCCTAGGACAGTGATCTTGTCGGCCGGAGGACCAGCGCCAACAGCCGTAACATCGCCGATGCTCAGAAGGTAGGTTTCGGCGAACCCGTTGCAGCAGACATATGTATGAGGTATACCCTCCGCCTCTATCAGACGGCGAAGGCTGACTTTACCAGCGTACAGTGTGGCCGCTGGATCCACGGTGTGAACCCGCTCTGGGTCAGAGCCGAACTCAGATGGTAGGAACCTCTGTGCAGCAACGATTCAGCAATTGATTTGCATCCATCGTTCGATCAACAAACAAGACAAAATGATAATATCACTGACCTTGATGACATTGCCGGCCTCCTTGATGGCCATGACAATCCTCCTCTGCTCGTCGAGCTGACGGGTCCCCACGGCCGAGATCACGACATCTGCATGCTTGATGGCGTTTACGAGGCTGTTGTGGTCAAATAAATCTCCCTActcttttcaaaaaataaaaataaaaaaaatctcccTACTCATCAGACAGAAAAAAATTAGAATCCACATAGAAAACTGTGAAAAACAAAGAGTAGCTGAAAAAAAGGCAGGCAACACcaaatgatactccctccattctcttatacaatgccacaaactcaaattacagataccaaggtaaaatttaatgactgCTTTGCATGCTAACTTTTCTTTTCGTTAAGCGGGATCATTAATACGTTTGCATGCATGCAACGAAGGAATGAGAAGGAAATAGCatagtgtcattatgactacatgcatgcaagtattaaacaagttggTAATACCagaaaacatcattaatttttgcctcgattactgttagtggccttgtatagatgcaaaatgtatttttcatagtggccttATATAAGGGAATGAAGAGAGTATTAATCTTATACCTTGATGAGAGCAACACCGGAATCAATGAAGCTCTTGAGGAGCTGCGCCTTGGCCAGATCAGCCGGTGCAGCATCCCTGATGAGGACAGAGGTCGGGTGGCCGTGGCGGACACTCGCAGCAACGATATGCTTGCCGATGTGACCTGTATGAATGGTGCATTCAACTCTAATTTGGTCATTCTACCCCTGAGTTCGCCTCTACTCGGCCATTTCTTTTCTAATAGAAAATGGCACGTATGTGGGCGTGCGTTCATAAGGAAATACAGTAAGCAATGAATAAACCGTGGTTCATCCGCTTTACAGCACTTTGACATCCGAGGACGATGTTTCGGTGCACATGAGCATCTGGTCTAGTGGATGAACagtaaaacagaaaacaaatagaaaaaaa
This region of Triticum aestivum cultivar Chinese Spring chromosome 2D, IWGSC CS RefSeq v2.1, whole genome shotgun sequence genomic DNA includes:
- the LOC123056080 gene encoding isoflavone reductase homolog IRL-like → MDVAFLIAGPSIWCRRTQHATAAVFSLPVVAKLDAGSSTAILGCSNLPPLRRNSRGRRRRIRRVGRNIGMPRSAARMVASPNATGHIGKHIVAASVRHGHPTSVLIRDAAPADLAKAQLLKSFIDSGVALIKGDLFDHNSLVNAIKHADVVISAVGTRQLDEQRRIVMAIKEAGNVIKRFLPSEFGSDPERVHTVDPAATLYAGKVSLRRLIEAEGIPHTYVCCNGFAETYLLSIGDVTAVGAGPPADKITVLGDGDAKGVFVVEEDIAAYTVRAIDDTRTLNKILYMRPSANIVSHNELIALWEKKAGRTFQQIARIPEADLLKLIKEAAYPLNMMLSHSLSVFVRGDQANFDIEPSFGVEATELYPDVKYTTVDEYLDRLL